A segment of the Vibrio parahaemolyticus genome:
AAACGGGTGCTTAAACATGTCTCGCACGTCACTCTCTTTGGTATCAAAGTGGGTGGTGATTCGGAGTTTGTCACCAAACTTACCTTGGCCAAAATACGCTAAGCGACCTTGGTTATAGATATCATCTTGATATTGGTCATCAACCGCCAATGCTGCCGAATTACCTGTGACTTTGTTTTTACCAATGTAGAAATCCGCCAAACCCGCTTGTACCCAATATTCATCCGGAATACGCACGTACAGTTGGTAACGTCGCTCTTCACCGCTATCAAATACCACACGAGTTGGGAATAGATAGGCGTCGGCTGGCAAGTATTGTTCGGCGTAAAGCTCGCCCTCTTCTACGTCAAATTCATCTTCACCAATCACCACTTTGTCGACACCTTTTAGTCCCGTACCCATAAACCTTGCCAGACCAGCCGAGGTAGGAATGTTGTGGCGCATCAACTGAGCTTTGCCGAGCTTACGGCCTTGATCTTCTTCACCATCATTCTTGTCGATGTCGACTTCAGAATCGGGTTCAACAAGATCGATCACACCGACACTTGTCACGTCCATGTTGCCGTCTTTATCAAACGCTTTTAAGCGAAACAGAAGCTGCGTGTTGGATTCAAATTGGTAGTCTTGATCGGTCTTGCCATCCCAAACGATGTTGAAATCGTTGGCAAATTGCTGACCTTCCACCACCGCCAGCGGAGACACCAAACCACGATCGCCACCGCGATACACTTCTAACTGGTAATGATCCACGTAGTAGCTGAAGTTGGTAGTGATAGCAAAACTCATCTCTTGCAGAGGTTTGCCGTTTCTAACTTCCACATTGCTGCTGATGCTCAGATCCAACACTGGGTCAAAGCGCATGATGTCACGGCTAACCCAAATCGCACCTTGTTCCAGATAAATACGAGAATTGTCGGTTTGTTCATGCGTGTTAACTTCAATACCCAGTGAGTCACTGCCCAGCTTTTCTAACTGGCTGGTGTCTTTTGCGTACGATAGGATCGGCAACGCCGCCGCGATACATATCGTCAGTTTTGATTGTCTAAATCTAATCATAATTTTCTTGCTTAACCGTTGCAGTCAATGGCTGAGAACAAGCCCAGCCAACGTGTAAGTTACGAACGGTTAATCATCCCCACTGCTTTGAATACTGAAGTTAAATTTCGTCAGTTTGTTTGGTGTGATTCGTTGTACTTTCGGGTTTTCACTGATCACTTTCATACCCGTTGGTAGCGAGTCTGTGTCGACTTTGACCAAGAACTGCTTCCCTTTCTTATTCAACACCCACTGATCTGGAACATGGTATCGACCATATTGGTCGGTCTCGATAATGATGCCTTCGACGGTAAGCAGTCGAACGCCCGGAATACCGTCTTCATAAAGCCCTTTGTTCTCAACGACGATCTCCCAAAGGTACTCATCCCCGTCGCGATAAAGGTTTCTCTCGACATCAATGTGCTCTGCCGACAGGCCTTTTTGCTTATCACCTTTATGCTTGGTAATCGCATTGCCTTGTTGGTCGAACTCGATGTGCGTGCCGTTATCGGTGGTCACCTTGAATGAGAAGCCTTGGCGAGTGCGTGTTTTGAATTGGAACGCCACTTGGTTGCTCTGCTTAAGCGTTCGGTTACGAGACAAGCCATATAGCTCATCCACTTCGTAGCCTTTATCCATTCTCGACATCACTACAGGTTGACCTTGCAGTTTGCCCGTCACATCTTTGAGCTGAGTTTCTACGCCATCTTGGATAATGAAGGTCGAGTTCGGAACGTAATCACCTAGCGCAAGGTCAATGTCGATGAGAACATCGTCCGCGGTTGCATCTGCTTGGAAACCATCACCATTGTGGTCTTCGAACACCTTTCCGATGATAGAAGCGGTATCGAATACTTTGTCTGGCATCACTTCGACGGTTGCGCTCGCTAGGTTCGATTTCACCACGTAGTTAGTGCTGGTGTTCTGTGCCGAGAAGCTTTCTGCTGGTGGCGCTTCTGCCCATGCAGTGTTGGTGTAGACGCCAAAAGTAGCACCGACACTGACGCGCATTAGGTAACGAATGCGCACAGCATCCGCAGTTTGAGAATCGCCTTTACCATAGATATTCATGTCACCAACATCGAAGAACAGCTGGTTTGTCTTGGTTGGTTCGACCGTGATTTGAATATCGTCTGAGGTATCAAATACGCCATCAGGGCCGCTATTTACCATCTCGGTAGAATCAGGAATGTAAGCAAAACCACCAGGATAACGGTCGACCAGACGCACTCCTGAGAATGGGTTGTCGTTTTCGTTGGTGATCACCACTTCGTATTCAACGACTTCACCGACACTGGCTTCCGATTTGCTTGCCACTTTAGTGACTTTCAGCATGCCTTCGTTGTAAGCCTGCTTTTTCACTTTGATCGTGACATTCGCAGATGCCGTTTCGCCCGTTGATGCTGCTGCCGTGAAGACGTTGGTAAAGTTGTCATCAATGCCTTGATTAATCTCACCTGTCACGACGATTTCAAACTCATTGCCTTGGTACGCTTTCAAGGTATGGTTGGAATTGACGTTGTTCTCCGAATCCACAGAGACCACAACGCCAGATTTCAGCTCTGTAATAGTCGCTTTCCATGTCGTGAACAACGCATTACCGTTGCTACCAATCAATTTGTCGATTTCATCCAACAAGTTCACGCTCTCTGCATCGCCAGAGCCACGGTTGGTCGCCGTCATCGTGAACGTGATTTCATCGTCATCATTGGTGTATTCGGCTTTATCGGCCACTTTCGTCACCGATAAGATGATTGGTTGCGGTTTGATAATGGCGACATCTTCTGCCAAAACATCGCTTTCCGATTTGTCGTATGCGTAAGCGTGGTTGGTGATTTCTCCCATCGCGTCTGCATTGACCACACCGGTAATCTCAATGTCTAACGTGTCATTTGGCGCAAGAATCACGCGACTGTTTACATCCAGATTGTCGCCCTGAATTTGCGGCAGAACGATGGTTCGTTCATCGTTGTATGAACTGGTCATACGCCAACTGGTAAATGCTTCAGCTTGAGTGTCGTTGATGGTGTTGACCTTCAGTTCTGAGATCAGATCTTTCAGTACCATCTCTTCAGTAAATGAACCCGATTCATTAGTTAACACCACGTGGTAAGTAACACTCTCTCCCGGACGGTAGAACTCATCGTCAACGGTTTTTTCAAGTTTGACCGACTCCGGCATCGCCAGCAGTGTCGCTGTTGAATCTTGCGTTTCACCACGGAATGTGGCGCTAGCAGTATTCTCAATTTCGCCAGTAGCGTATTGGTTCACAAGGCCTGTAATCACAAACTCCACTTCATCATTCGCAGCAATCGTTAGCGTTGAATCGATGTCTGAATTCACGCCCGGCATGTTGGTGATCTCGGTTTCCGCATTCGCTTTATTCACCTCAATGCGCCAAGAGTCGAACGCTTTTACCGACGTACCATCAAGACGCACGACTGCAAGATTACTAATGGCGTCTTTTACAGCCACATCTGTCGCTGGGACTGTGCCTTCGTTCTTCACTTTGACGCGGAACGTCGCTTCTGCACCCGGAACGTAATATTGGGTGTCTGCGGTTTTCTCAATCGAGATCCCCTGAGATTGAGGCTGAACAGTGGCACTTGAATGCTGCTGCGTACCGTTGAGATCCGCCGTCGCCGTGTTGGTGATATCACTCGCGGCTAACGGGTTAGTCTTCGCGGTGATCGTGAACTCCACAATGTCATGCGGTGCTATATCGATCATCGAACGGATATCCTGATTATCGACAGGCATCGGGGTAATGGTGGTACGGCTGTCGCTGTTCGTCGTTTCAATCGTCCAACTCTCGAAAGCACGCTCACTCACGCCATAGATGTTGGTGGCTTTAATGCCCGACAAAATATCTTCTAACGCGATGTCGTTATCGAAACCATCAGTGCCGTTGTAAACACGAACGTGGAATACCGCATCTTCTCCCGGAATATACATTGGCGATTCGGCTGTTTTCTCAATCCACACTTCTTCAGGCAGCGTTTCTAAGGTTGCGGTTGCTTCTGTCGTTGCACCTGCAAACTCAGCCGTTGCTGTGTTGATAATGTTGGCAACCGCTCGGCTGTTCACCGTGCCTGTAATGGCAAATTCAACCGTATCTCCTGGAGCAATATCGAGATTGGTCGCGATGTCCGAATTTGGTCCCGGTAAGGTCTCGATATTGGTGCGAAGGTCACCTTTGTTGGTCACGATAGTCCAATCGTTGAATGCCGCTTCCATTGCGCCACCAGACGTTTCAACCTCTAATGCAGAAATCAAATCCTCCACTTTGACATCCGCAGCAAAACCAGAACCATTGTTCGTGACCTTGACTCGGAATGTCGAGAACTCTCCCGGCTGGTAATATCGTTCGTCAGCAGACTTTTCAATAACGACATCGCCCGGATAAGGTTTTAGCGTTGCAGTTGCGAGAATATCTTTGCCGTTGTAGCTGAGTGTGGCTTGGTTAACGATGTCACCAGTTGCATGTGCATTCACTAAACCAATCACGTACAACGTAATGCTGTCATTTGGTGCTAGGTCGATGTTGTAGTCAATATCTTTATCCACCACCAAAGAGTTCGCATCGACCGTAGTTAACCCACTGCCCGCCACATATTGAACGGCCCATTGCAAAAATGCTTGGTTGGTTGAACCATCAATCGTATCGACAGTTAACGCGCCAATGGCATCTTTCAAATTGATGTCGTTCGCGTAGTTGTTGCCTTCATTGACAATTTTGAGAATGTAACCCGACGCTTTGTTTGGGCTGTAATGCTCCACCATCGGCGTTTTCGTAAACGTTAGATCGGGGATCTTTGCCGTGCTGGTCGCTTCTGCCGTTTTTGTGGTGCCGTTGTAGGTAACATCAACGGTATTGGTCACCTCGCCAACGACTTGCGAGTTGAGCTCACCTTCTACGGTGATGGTCACCACATCATTAGGCGCAATATCAATACTGCCATCAATGAACTCGTCATTGGCTGCGGGGAACTTAGTGGCTCCGCTCAAAGACTCGGCATTCATGTAAATAGTCCCAGACTCAAACGCAATCACGTCTGCACCAGTCACACTGGCCGCCGTAATTTTGTTTACGAAGTCTTTAACTTGGACATCGTTCGCCCAGTTTGCCGTGGTGTTTTCAATTTGAATCGTATACGTCAGCGTGTCGCCAGACTCATACTGAGTTTTATCGACGATTTTTGTCACATTCAAATCGGCGGCAGCTGCAACATACGTCGCTTGCGCGGCTTGTTTACTCGTCGCGTCACTGACTTCGACCACATTTGTGATATCACCAACCAGATCGGCTTTGACCACGCCTTCTACATGCAGCTTGACGCTATGAGCAGGGTGAATGTTGTAACGAACTTGATAACCGTTATCGCCCGTTACTTCTGAGCCCGACACAGCTTGAGTTAAGCTCGGATCCGTTCCATCTACGCTAACGCTGACATCCGACCACCCCTCAAAGGCACGAACAGGCAAGGCAGAACCCGCTTTTTCAGTACGAATGGTTTTCCACAAATCCGCAATCAATACGTCAGTTGCATAGCCGCTGCCAGTATTCTTCACCTCGATGTCGTAACCAATAGTGTCGCCCGGATGGTAGATAGCCGCTGGATCGGTAGTGATTTTCGTGACGGCCAAATTGCCCGGTTCAGGAACGATCACTTTTTCGCGTAAGTTATACGTCACATAGCGCGAGCCACTGCTTAACTTCCCTTGCAACTGGTTGGTAAACTCGCCAACCGCGTCGTCACGCACGTGCCCTACCACCTCAATGAGAACCTCGGTGTAGGTGTCATCTGGCGCTTTGCCACCCATCTGAATGGTGGTGTCGATGTCGGTATTATCCGCAATGAGATTTAAGTTGTTGATGTCGGTGTACGCCGGGTTACCGTCAGAGATAACGCTCGCGCTTACACTCCAATCTTTCAGTGCGACTTTTTCAGTGCCGTCCGCGGTCTCAACCAAATAGCTACTAATGGTATCGCGCACATCCACCAGCTCATTATTGGTGGTTACGTTGCGAATTCGCATCTGATAGCGCACTTCCGAGCCCGGCGTGTACGTCGGAGTGTCCGTCGACTTTTGCGCTAGCAGATTCGAAGTTCCCGGATCAAGCACGACAGCATTACTGTCCACGCCTGCAACTTTTGCGACGTTAGTTATTGCGCCCGTTGCATCCGCCGCAACCGTACCATCAATTTCAAAGACAACGGTATCGCCTGGCATCAGATCGAATGCTGCGTTTAAGGGTACATTGCCTTGATACTGACCATTGATGGAGAAGCGGTCTGACGTTGGAGCACTAACAATCGCCACGCTGTAATCCGTAAAAGCTGGTTTGCCATCAGACGTGTTAATCTTGTCCAGTTCATCCACAATGGTGGCACCATTAGTGGTACTTTCACCTACGTTGGTGACTGAAACTTGATACTGGATCTGGCCATTCGGATTGTAGTGACAATCAGTGCCCGTCGAAGATGGGAACGTACACGTACTGCTGTCGGCGGTCGTGTTCAGTACCAGTTTTTGGAAATCTAAAACAGGTGCGACAGGAGGAATGGTTTCCGTTGTGTCACTCTGGTTGCCAGCTTTTGCGGTGTTTCCATCGATATCACCGACAGCATCAGCGCGAACTTTCCCCTTTACGGTAAATTCGATCACTTCTTCAGGCGCAATATCAACCACCAAATCCAGATCATCGGTGGCATCGTATGGTTCGATGTAGGTGTCTTGCGTGCCACTGGTACCAACAGAGGTAAAGACGTGGCTGATTTCAGATTCTGAAAATGCCGATTTCGTTGTGTCACCAATAACTTCAACACGAACATTAGAGATGATGTCTTGAATCGCGGCCTCGTCACGCCATACAGGTTCGGTGTTGGTCACCGTAAACTTATACACCACCTCATCTTCTGGTTTATAAGTGTCTCCCGCTGCGTAAGGTTTACCAGCAATCGAAACGATCTCTTTGTTAACGGCTAGATTGCTGCCTTCCGGTGTCACGCGAGCTGTCGCGAAGTTCGTGCCGTCGTATTTCGGCGTCGAAGCAATTTGATCCAAAGCGTCTGGACGAATACGTGACTTCATCACAAACTCAATCCAACCGCCCGGCGAAATGGATAGAACTGGAATATCGATATCCGCATTTGCACCACCAACAAAGCCGCCGATATCCGTCGTTGCTTCACCAGAAGTTTTCACGCTCACATCCCATCCGTGCGCAGCAAAGGCAGGTAAACTCTGCGCGTCTGATTCTCCAGCCGCATTTTGTGCCACTCGGACTTTGATGCTAGAAAATAACTCTTGCAGTGATTTGTTGTACTCCAGTCCTTTACCATTGTTTTGGAGGCGCAGACGGTACACGATATTTTCGCCACTAGACGTGTGATTGTACGTCAGCTTTTCGCTCGATAAAGACGAATCCGTGTACGCTTTATGGGATTTGCTTACCTCAGAAGGCAGCATGTTGGCTGGCTCAGCGACTAGGTTATGACTGCTATCAATAACCGCCACGTTTAAGATTTGGCCAACCGCTTTCTCGCTGATCTTTGCTTTCACCGTATATTTGATGAAAGTGCCGCCAACAGCGAAACTATTTGCTGCAAGGTTAAACTGGGTGTCAATATCGCGGTTATCCGTGACCGACCCCGGCTCACTGATACCACTGGTATCGGTTTGAGTCGTGATGGTCCAAGAGTCAAACGCTGCACCCATCGAACCATCTAAGTATTGGGTTTTGATTGCGCTAAGTTCATCCTTAATCGGCATGTTTTGCATGTGCACGTTGTTAAGGTTAACGAGCGATATTTCATACTCAATGTAGCCGCCTGGCGTGTAACCGCCGCTCAATGAAGTAACACCGTCTTGATCTAAGAAGCGGGTAATGTGTTTTTCGAAGTCGTATTTCTCTGCCGATGCTTTCGTCTTCGCACTGACAGTATCGCCGTCAACGGTCAACAAGTTGAGGATTTCACCGACTGCATTGTTGTTTACCGTCGCCGTCACTTTGTACTCAATTTTAGTGCCTGCGGGGATGGAGGCATGCGTGTCGATATCTCGATTATTTTCAACTGAACCATCAAGATCGAGAATGGCTTTATCGCTACCACTGACGATGTTCTGCTCGATAGTCCAGCCCGAATCAAACGCCTTTTCACTTGTTCCATCAACAAGTTCCACAGTGATGTTGGATAAGCGATCCACCACAGGAATATTGTACGCGTTCCCCTTACCATCGTTTTCAATCGTTAGGCGATAGACCAATGGCTGACCCGGCTCATAGCTTGCTTCATCCACGGTTTTGCTGAATGAAAGATGGTAGCTGTTTGGAATAACGGTGATACCGCCGATCGTAATGTTACCTACCGACTCTTCACGAACGACACCTTCGACTTGGTATGTGACTGAGTCCCCACCCGCCACATCAATAACGGTTGAGATGTTTTGATTGTTTGCTACCGTGCCATCGAGCGTACCATCGGTTGTGCTATCACCGCCGTGGGCATCGCTTTTCGATACATCAACGGAAAAACCAGACGCGAAGGGCGTTGCAGTTGACCCATCGAGCAATTGTGTCGTCACGTCAGTGATGTTTTCACTCACAGTATGGTCGTTCACGTAACCTGTTTGAGACGATACCGTCACTAAATAGGTCAACGTATCACCTGGTGAGTAAAAACGAGATTCGACTCCATTCACCAATAGCTTGCGCGTGACATTCCCACCGTTGTATGCCTTTTTCATTTCATGGTGTGAAATGTGAGAAGTTTCCGTTACTTCACCAAGATCGCGATAGATGTATGCATCATTTGCAATTTTATCGTTGAGATTCCCCCCTTCATCTAGCGAACCAACGACGTTATCTTTTACACGCGCTTTAATTTTAAACGTACGCACTTCGTCCGCTTCCAAACTCATTGTTTTGGAAGCGTCCCCTTCGGGATACACAAAGTTCTCCGTTGTTACAGAATGAAAACCGGCACCGTCGTCATAGTCAAATTGCCAATATTCGAACGGGCTTTGGTCCGGATAATCTTGATACTGATTGTCTTTGTCGTTCGCTAATACAGACAAAATATCTTGCAACTTATCAACGACTTTTA
Coding sequences within it:
- a CDS encoding DUF11 domain-containing protein, giving the protein MVQRCFTLLLVALFTSANALAAGEVEISFSPASGSHYENGEEISYSIEVKNTTADTIADVSVINAVWDVMSGDQKAFQSVSISDTHSLGSIAGSYASSNANLEVTGATLLPFGRVTYHVSATVSHESAENIVLGGAQVKAMIAGAENTFVDTTSVTFEPAEYKYTLDAAVTPAEYQVANVLTYTLTAKNTGLFAVKGLDITQPFLSLTGEVLSGANAPVFSHVEISAVASSGSNTGTFSKADDLSVENAELSVGGYITYTIKATVANDLVSDITTKASALTRDGPVESNVLVTPPATPNVTLTHTLLSSTPYLINGKLNFEIKVSNNGGAIAHGYHVTQNINTLLTNNGLANDLSSAFNNTDVTGNPFSTWTVTVNNIGSNSLSAYQASGVQTDVDFDDTVSIYPGESITYLVEATLTPITIGTLQGFSAAVKDESGSLVQSANVADTVNAEKVLNVSDSEIAISKTTTASEYVPGGNIEYEITVTNGSSKYFANNLLIQDNLTCVMTEQAGGAGDAQAFKEWKVEVISGEDSLGSDPGSYSYGSWSSNPIALTPDLAPGKTVKYKLTAKANDASMGVILDDSTSCANDNVTESGSGVQTPDDNLRVSKDVDSRYYSSGQTLTYTIVVTNDGDGFANQVQVLDELSAITTQDINGNTINAYSDWTITANAYKADGTAATASNTGIVGAVKYPDNLNVIATLEPHSYIAYTIVADTHPLANGHIQNQVTVDGTVYADRGSDPHDFAIEVNKRVKTNTDTSFDTKQTSYSKLDNEVTFEISVKNAKENGYATNVQVKDAISTITAEILEPDGVTKPVFNAWTIRAEIKSDDPLLNGNPAYTDVGSFSDNLDLDTNAQIPPNVEVVYTIVAQIDRSNPDQILYSQFSNTATVKTPDSTVQSSASDSVTVYPKEPKIIVTKTTPDDEFIPGDWVTFTVSIFNFGEGYANEVHVTDDIVGLDAFSEWTIDATIDSNNSPYKTGSYAGPKSGYPNNGNIDSRIDIDPKVGSEKGSVVYVIHGRVKNDYAKQEISNTAQAYDPLTNLNQSSSAQIGDGSSDKLNVSILKTADKVRFVPGEDVTYEIRVLNNGSHTETGLKVVDKLQDILSVLANDKDNQYQDYPDQSPFEYWQFDYDDGAGFHSVTTENFVYPEGDASKTMSLEADEVRTFKIKARVKDNVVGSLDEGGNLNDKIANDAYIYRDLGEVTETSHISHHEMKKAYNGGNVTRKLLVNGVESRFYSPGDTLTYLVTVSSQTGYVNDHTVSENITDVTTQLLDGSTATPFASGFSVDVSKSDAHGGDSTTDGTLDGTVANNQNISTVIDVAGGDSVTYQVEGVVREESVGNITIGGITVIPNSYHLSFSKTVDEASYEPGQPLVYRLTIENDGKGNAYNIPVVDRLSNITVELVDGTSEKAFDSGWTIEQNIVSGSDKAILDLDGSVENNRDIDTHASIPAGTKIEYKVTATVNNNAVGEILNLLTVDGDTVSAKTKASAEKYDFEKHITRFLDQDGVTSLSGGYTPGGYIEYEISLVNLNNVHMQNMPIKDELSAIKTQYLDGSMGAAFDSWTITTQTDTSGISEPGSVTDNRDIDTQFNLAANSFAVGGTFIKYTVKAKISEKAVGQILNVAVIDSSHNLVAEPANMLPSEVSKSHKAYTDSSLSSEKLTYNHTSSGENIVYRLRLQNNGKGLEYNKSLQELFSSIKVRVAQNAAGESDAQSLPAFAAHGWDVSVKTSGEATTDIGGFVGGANADIDIPVLSISPGGWIEFVMKSRIRPDALDQIASTPKYDGTNFATARVTPEGSNLAVNKEIVSIAGKPYAAGDTYKPEDEVVYKFTVTNTEPVWRDEAAIQDIISNVRVEVIGDTTKSAFSESEISHVFTSVGTSGTQDTYIEPYDATDDLDLVVDIAPEEVIEFTVKGKVRADAVGDIDGNTAKAGNQSDTTETIPPVAPVLDFQKLVLNTTADSSTCTFPSSTGTDCHYNPNGQIQYQVSVTNVGESTTNGATIVDELDKINTSDGKPAFTDYSVAIVSAPTSDRFSINGQYQGNVPLNAAFDLMPGDTVVFEIDGTVAADATGAITNVAKVAGVDSNAVVLDPGTSNLLAQKSTDTPTYTPGSEVRYQMRIRNVTTNNELVDVRDTISSYLVETADGTEKVALKDWSVSASVISDGNPAYTDINNLNLIADNTDIDTTIQMGGKAPDDTYTEVLIEVVGHVRDDAVGEFTNQLQGKLSSGSRYVTYNLREKVIVPEPGNLAVTKITTDPAAIYHPGDTIGYDIEVKNTGSGYATDVLIADLWKTIRTEKAGSALPVRAFEGWSDVSVSVDGTDPSLTQAVSGSEVTGDNGYQVRYNIHPAHSVKLHVEGVVKADLVGDITNVVEVSDATSKQAAQATYVAAAADLNVTKIVDKTQYESGDTLTYTIQIENTTANWANDVQVKDFVNKITAASVTGADVIAFESGTIYMNAESLSGATKFPAANDEFIDGSIDIAPNDVVTITVEGELNSQVVGEVTNTVDVTYNGTTKTAEATSTAKIPDLTFTKTPMVEHYSPNKASGYILKIVNEGNNYANDINLKDAIGALTVDTIDGSTNQAFLQWAVQYVAGSGLTTVDANSLVVDKDIDYNIDLAPNDSITLYVIGLVNAHATGDIVNQATLSYNGKDILATATLKPYPGDVVIEKSADERYYQPGEFSTFRVKVTNNGSGFAADVKVEDLISALEVETSGGAMEAAFNDWTIVTNKGDLRTNIETLPGPNSDIATNLDIAPGDTVEFAITGTVNSRAVANIINTATAEFAGATTEATATLETLPEEVWIEKTAESPMYIPGEDAVFHVRVYNGTDGFDNDIALEDILSGIKATNIYGVSERAFESWTIETTNSDSRTTITPMPVDNQDIRSMIDIAPHDIVEFTITAKTNPLAASDITNTATADLNGTQQHSSATVQPQSQGISIEKTADTQYYVPGAEATFRVKVKNEGTVPATDVAVKDAISNLAVVRLDGTSVKAFDSWRIEVNKANAETEITNMPGVNSDIDSTLTIAANDEVEFVITGLVNQYATGEIENTASATFRGETQDSTATLLAMPESVKLEKTVDDEFYRPGESVTYHVVLTNESGSFTEEMVLKDLISELKVNTINDTQAEAFTSWRMTSSYNDERTIVLPQIQGDNLDVNSRVILAPNDTLDIEITGVVNADAMGEITNHAYAYDKSESDVLAEDVAIIKPQPIILSVTKVADKAEYTNDDDEITFTMTATNRGSGDAESVNLLDEIDKLIGSNGNALFTTWKATITELKSGVVVSVDSENNVNSNHTLKAYQGNEFEIVVTGEINQGIDDNFTNVFTAAASTGETASANVTIKVKKQAYNEGMLKVTKVASKSEASVGEVVEYEVVITNENDNPFSGVRLVDRYPGGFAYIPDSTEMVNSGPDGVFDTSDDIQITVEPTKTNQLFFDVGDMNIYGKGDSQTADAVRIRYLMRVSVGATFGVYTNTAWAEAPPAESFSAQNTSTNYVVKSNLASATVEVMPDKVFDTASIIGKVFEDHNGDGFQADATADDVLIDIDLALGDYVPNSTFIIQDGVETQLKDVTGKLQGQPVVMSRMDKGYEVDELYGLSRNRTLKQSNQVAFQFKTRTRQGFSFKVTTDNGTHIEFDQQGNAITKHKGDKQKGLSAEHIDVERNLYRDGDEYLWEIVVENKGLYEDGIPGVRLLTVEGIIIETDQYGRYHVPDQWVLNKKGKQFLVKVDTDSLPTGMKVISENPKVQRITPNKLTKFNFSIQSSGDD